In Nicotiana tabacum cultivar K326 chromosome 21, ASM71507v2, whole genome shotgun sequence, one DNA window encodes the following:
- the LOC107831922 gene encoding HVA22-like protein e produces MGKFLTVITHLHTLAGPVVMLLYPLYASVVAIESTSKLDDEQWLAYWILYSFLTLMEMVLQPVLQWIPIWYDVKLALVAWLVLPQFRGAAFIYDKFVREKLINKYGASYFRDKSPPPAKVERETQ; encoded by the exons ATGGGTAAATTCTTGACTGTAATCACCCACCTTCATACTCTTGCTGG GCCAGTGGTGATGTTGCTCTATCCTCT ATATGCATCTGTGGTGGCAATAGAGAGCACATCGAAGCTGGATGATGAGCAATGGCTTGCTTATTGGATTCTCTATTCTTTTCTCACTCTTATGGAGATGGTCCTTCAGCCCGTGCTTCAATG GATACCAATTTGGTATGATGTGAAGTTGGCGCTAGTGGCATGGCTGGTACTTCCACAGTTCAGGGGAGCTGCTTTTATTTATGACAAGTTTGTTAGGGAAAAGCTCATCAACAAATATGGAGCTTCATATTTCAGAGACAAGTCTCCCCCTCCAGCCAAg GTGGAGCGTGAAACCCAGTGA